The sequence GCGAGATCGGCCTGGCCGGCGCGGACGGCCGCCTGCTCGACGCCGAAGAGACCCGCCTGGCCCAGGCCACCCTCGACAGCCATCCCCCGGCCCCGGTCCCGACCGCCCCGGCGCGCCCCAACCAGACCCAGGTCCTGCAAGGCATCCTGGCCTACGGCACGGCGCACGGTTGAGTTGTCTCGGAAAACCGAGCTAAAATAGGGTCTTACAAGACCCAAAAAGCTAGAAGCCCCGCATTGACAAATGTTATTACAATGTTATTTTGATCTTATTATGGCCCTCGTCAAAAAACTCAGCAAAATCGGCAACAGCTACGGCGTGATCCTGCCCTCGGACATCCTCGAGGTGGCCGGGCTTTCCAAGGATTCGGAAGTCGAAATCTCCGTCAAGGCTCGGCAGATTATCATCAAGCCCACCCGCCTCAAGGACCACAAGGTGCTCAAAACCTTCATGAAGGTCGTCGAGGACTACCAAGAAACCTTCCAAAAACTCGCGAAGTGATATGGTCGAATATCTGGAGCTCGAGCACATCCTGGCGATGCAGCGTGTGCTCATCGAAAAATTCGGCGGCATGCACGGCATTCGAGACCAAGGCCTTTTAGAATCCGCCATCGCGCAACCTCGCCAAAGCGCCTTTGGAGAGGACTTGTTCAAAGATCCCTTCGACAAGGCGGCGGCCTACGCCTTTTACCTCTCGGAAAACCAACCCTTCATCGACGGAAACAAACGCATCGCCACCGCCGCAGCCCTGACCTTTCTCCGCCTGAACGGATACCAAACCCTGTTCGGAGACGCCGAGCTCTATGCCACGATCATGAAGATGGCCAACAAGCAACTCACCCGCGAATCCCTTGCCGACTGGTTCCGACGTTCCTGTCGAAAAAAGGCCTCCAAGCAAAAATCCAAACGCAAGAAATAAACGAAATTTCCCGCCGACTCGGGGGCGCGAGGCCCTTTCGATCCGCGCTAATTGCAGGTCCAAGACCGCGAGTAGGTGACCTGGCCGCAGCGTTCGTTGGGACAATAACCCGTCGCACAGCAATCCGGACATTCCTGGGGGATGAGCATGGTCGTGCTCTTCACCTGGTAAGGGTAGCCGTTGCTGCGATACCAGCAGGTGACGGCGGTCGAGCAATTGTTGATCGCGTACATGAAGACCGGATAGCCCGGGATCGAGTATGGACAAGAAAGGTATTGCGGACACTCGACCCTCGCCGCTTCGAGAAAATCTTGCGCCGCTTCCTCTTCCAAGAAATCCCGCGCCCCGGCGGACGGAAGGGACGCCGACACGGCGACGAGCAGGAGCCACGCGAAAAGACATGTCTTGAATTTCATGGGACACCTCCTGTGGTTGAAAAAAGGTCCACGTTCAATGCTCCTGGGCGTAGGCCAAGACGGCGCTCAGGAAAAATCGGGCCTTTTCGGCGGCGCTCAGCACGCTCGCGCCCTTAAGGTCGTTCAAGGAGACATGGAGACAGTGAAGGTAGGCTCCCCACCCCTCCGCCCCGTCGATGCTGCACGGAATCTCCGGGAAGAGAACCCGCTCGGAGCGGCCCACGTGGTAGAGGCGGTTACGCACCCCGCCCGGCCAAAGGACTTCCAAGGTCCCGTGGGAGGCGCTCCCGAGGCCGAAGCCTAGCGTCAGACTGTGCTGCGAAACAAAGCTGGAGCCGCCCAAGACGGGGCTGATCGAAGTCTTGCCGCCATAGGGAGTGAAGGCGAACACGGCTCCGATGCCGTCGCGATTTACGGCGCCCCTCGGCGTAAGGGATTTGGAGCCCCGCGCGCGTACCTTCACCCAATGGTTTCCGTTACCGTCGCTCATCTCGACCGCCAGAGTCCCGTTTTCCACCACCAAACCGTTGTAGAGGAACTGGGCGGGCGGGATGTGGCGCGGGTCGGTGGGGTCGAAATTGGGATCGTTGGGAAACATGCGCGGAACGAAGAAGGCCGTGGCGTCCATCACCGAACCGTAGTTGGTGGAGGGGACCGCGACCGGGAAGGGGATGAAGAGGGCGTCGTCGGGCATGACGGCGCTCGCCACGGTCACCAGATCGAAGAAGCCGTCGTCGTCGAGGTCCCCGATCGCCAGGCCGATGTCGTTGCGTCGGGTATGCAGGCCCGGCTCGAAGGCGCTCAGGTCGTATTCGAAAATGTCGTAGGGGTCGCCGCCCGCGGGAGGGCCGACGTTCCGCAGCAGGGCCCCGGGATTGTCTCGGATGATCTGCACGTTGACGTCCAAACCGCCCTGGTAGACGACGTCCGTCCGTCCGTCGTTGTCGTAGTCGAAGGCCGCCGTCCCCCAACCGAAGACCGTGGCCTTGAGGCGGTCTCCGACGCTAGGATCCTCGAAGGCCACCGTCCCGTCGGGGGCCCGGACTCCGAAAAAGGGTCGCGTGCTTTGGTCGGGGATCTCGTAAGGACCCCAGAAGGGGAAGGCGTAGTCGCCGAAATTCGTTCCGAAAATATCCAAAACCCCGTTGTAGTCGAAGTCGGCGAAGGCGAGGCCCATCCAGGCACCCGCGCCGAAGGGGGCTCCGGTGCCGGCAAGGCCGATCTCGGGGCTGACGTCGTTGAAATTCCCGGCCCCGTCGTTCTCGAAGACGTGCAGGAAACCCCGGTCCACGAACTCCTCGCCGTCGTACTGGTCTCCGGGCGGCTCGTAGATCGCGCCGTACTTGGCGGGCGGCAAACCGCATTGGTCGTCGGCGAAGACCACGTCCAAGTCCCCGTCGAAGTCGTAATCGACCATGGCGACGGCCCAAGAGATGGTATGGGTTCCCTCGAGATCTGGGCGGTCGACCAGGGCTCCGGCCATGGGGTCCCAGCTTTTGAAGCCGCGGTTCCGGTAGATGCCGGAGCTCAGGGTCGCCTCGACAAATTGATTGTTTCCGCGGTTGAGGAACAGTTGATTGTGCGCGCCGTGCTCCGGACGAAAAAAGAAACAGGGCTCGAGGCTCTCGCGCGTCATGCCGTTGGCGATCGCCAGGTCCACCAAGCCGTCCCCGTCAACGTCGCCGAAGGATGCCGACATGTGAGGCCCCGAGTCCAGCCCCAGACCGGACAGGGCCGTCGCGTCCTCGAAAGTTCCGTCGCCCCGGTTCTTAAAAAAGCGGTTAGGCTGGTTCTCCCCAACCAACAATAGGTCCAAGTCGCCGTCGTTATCCGTGTCGGCATAGGCGACTCCCGAGGAAGCCATCTCCGGCGCCGCGACTCCGGCCGCCGCCGCGACGTCCTCGAAGCGAAGCTGCCCCTCCTCTCGGAGGAAATTTTTGAACAAGCTCTTCGCCGCGCCCGGACCGTTCGTGACGAAGATGTCCTCGTCGCCGTCGTTGTCGTAATCCAGGACCGCGACACCCGGCAACCGCGTCATGATGGGCGAATTGTGCAAGACGTCCTCGAGGAAGGTATAGGTCCCTCCCGGGTTTTGCACGGGGTCCGCTTTTTCGTACAGGGCCTGTGCGACGGCGTCGGCGGGACTCGGAACGCGGGAATATTCGATACCCAGTTCCGCCGCCCGGTCGATGAAAGAAATCCCTCCCGTCGCTCCCGCCTTGGGCGCGGCCGCGAGGGCCAGTGCGGCGCCGACCCCGCAGGCCGACGCGATAAGCTTCCTGTGATTTTTTTGAAAAAAGGTGTTCATTACCTCCCCCTTTCGCTTTGTCGAGCGGCCCCAGGGTAACAAGCGCGGGTCCGCCCCGTCGTCCATGGAATCCATGATTTTTTATGGGGCGCTTGCGGCGGATCCCGCCAAGGGCTATGCTGGTCCCAAAGCAATCCATCGAAAATCGACATCCAGCGGGGCGCACGATGGCCGGCGAGCACGAACGGGAAAAACTCATTTCTCAGGTCGTCCGCAGGACGGCGGAAACCCTCACCTTGGAGGAAGTAGGGCGGAACGTCCTTCCGCGCCTCGAGCGCCTCATGGGCGCCGGCACCTCTCTTCTCTACCACACCAGAAAAGAACGACCCCTCGCCCCCGTCGCGGGAGCGATCGCCGAGGGCCTGGACGAATACGCCGAGCGGTTCGTGACGGTCGATCCGCTCCAGCGCGTGATGAAGCGGAAAAATCCGAGTCTCCTGATCGGTACCCGCTGCCGCGAGTGGAAGGATTTCCGCGCCCACCGGGCGCTCGCCGAATTCTCGGACCGACAGGGCATCTCCTGGTTTTTCCACCTGCGGCTCAGCGACACCGGGCACATGGCGCCGGGTTTCGTGGGGATCGTTTGCGGCCGCTCGGCGCGGCGCGAAGACTTCGGGCGGGAGGAGATTCGGGCCGCCGCTGCCGTTTTGCCCGCCCTGAGATCGGCGGTGCGGCGTGCGGGCCGCGTCTCGCAGGCCTTGGCCGCGGCCGGCGTCGTCGAGTCGCTGCTGGAGCAGGTGCAAGGCAGGGCCTTGCTCGCCCTCGACCTCCGCGGCAAATTGCTGTGGATGTCCTCCCCGGCCGAGGGAATACTGGCTTCCCATCTCGGAGGACGACGCGCGCTGCCCGAGCCCCTGATCGCCGGCGCGCGGCGTCTGGGCTCCCTCGCCGCGGAAAACGCGCCGCCGACCGCGAATCCGATGCCCTTTTCCGTCGCGATCGACAGGGCGGAAGGCCCGCCGATCGAAGCGGAGCTTTTCCTGGCGCGTCGGCCTTCCGGCGAATACTTCGTGGCGGCCGACCTGGGGGGCGAACGTCTGCCGCCCGATTTGGCCGACCTGGCCCGGTGCCGCGGGCTCACCCGGGCCGAGACCGAGGTCCTTTCCGATCTCGCCCGGGGCCTCTCCAACGCCGAGATCGCTCGCCGTCGTTTCGTCTCCATCCCAACGATCGAGACGCATGTGACCCGCATCCTGCACAAGCTGGGTGCCCGCTCCAGGCTTCACGCGGCGGTCTTAGCCCTCAACTCCGGCCGCGGCCTCGAGCGCCCCTCGGGCACTCAGGAAAAATCCGGGCCCGTTTGACCCTAACACCGGCTCGAGCCCGAGGTTCGCCGACCGCCGCGCCCATAAAAAAAAGCCCCGTCCCGGCAAACCGGAACGGGGCTCTTAGTCATTACCTTAACGGACCCTCCGCCGACCTGCGCCGGCCTCGGCCCGTTTAAAGGAGGGAGAAAGCCTTAGGCGATCTTGCCTTGGATCAAGAAGGCGATGACCAGGGCGTAGATGACCAGCGACTCGATCAGCGCCAGGGCGATGATCATCGGGGTCTGCACCTTGCCGGCGGCGCCGGGGTTGCGGCCGATGCCCTCGAGGGCGGCGGCGGCGGCCTTCGACTGGCTGATCGCGCCGAAAGAGGCGGCGACGGCGATGGCCAGGGCGGCCGAGATCGCGTAGATGGCGTTGGTGCTGGTGCCGCCGCCGGCGGGCGCGGCCGCCGCATGCTCTTGGGCGAAGGCGGCGACGCTGACGAAGGCGGTGGCGAGGAAACCGGAAATCCCGGCGATGAGCTTCTTCATTTTTGTTTCTCCTGATGCAGGATCTTTCCTGCGTTGCGTTTCGGCCCCCGAGCTAATTCCCGAGGTGGACTAGACAGGCTGGGAAAATCCCGGCCTTCAGTGGTGATGCTCCTCGCCATGCGGCAGCGCCAAGGCGACGTAGATCGTCGACAAAAGCGAGAACACGAAGGCTTGGATGAAGGACACGAACAAGCCCAGGGCCAAAAAGATCACGGGCACCCCGAGGGGCACCAAATCCGAAAAAATTCCGAAGACCATGTGGTCGCCGGTGATATTGCCGAAGAGGCGCAGCCCCAGCGAGACGGGGCGCACGGCGATGCCGATCAGCTCGATGACCAGCATAAGCGGCGCAAGGAAGATGACGGGGCCGGCGAAGTGCTTGAGATAGTTGATCAGCCCGTTCTCCTTGATGCCGATGTAGTTGAAATAAAAGAAGACCACGAGGCCGCAGGCCAGGGTGGTGTTGATGTTGTCGGTCGGCGGCAGCAGGCCGGGGATCAAGCCCATCATGTTGTTCAGAAAAATGAAGATGAACAAGGTCCCGATCATCGGGAAATATTTCTTGGCATCGTGGCCCATGATGCCTTCCATCAGGCCGATCAGGCTCTCGGCAGCCACCTCGAAGATGTTCGGAACGCTGATCTTCGACCCGGGGACCAGGGCCGCCTCGGTGTTGCGCAGCTTGAAATAGACGATCACGCCCAGGAAGGTAAGGATCAGCGCCGCGAGCGCCGCATGGGCGATGTGAATATGATGATGTCCGACGTGGAGGTAGTACCCGATCCAGGAAAAATGATGCATGTCTTAACGCTCCTGCCTGAAAATGCCAAAAATCCCTTCGAGGGTGATCGCGACCACGACCGTCGACAGCCCCAGCAAGAAAGGTACCGGGGCCGGCTTCACCCACAGCATCAAGAAGGCCAAGGCCCCCATCACGCCGAAAAACTTGAGGAACACCTGGGCGACCAGTCGACCCTTCTTGGTCGTCTTGCCCCCCACCATCCCGGCCACGATGAGGCGAAACAGCCTCAAGTTGACCACCGTCAGGATGCCGCCCGCCAGGAAGCTGAGCACCTGGCGGAAATCCTCGGTGAAACCGAAGGCCGCGGTGCCCAGGACCACCAACAACAGGTTGTTGCGCTCGAGATGCCGAGCGGCCTCGGGGTTGGCCTCGACCGCTTCGGCCGGGGCGCCCGGATTCAAATCTTCCTTCATCGTCACCACCCGACCCGGACACCCTACCCGTCGGTGCGCCGCCGCTCGCGGCGGTTTTGGTTCCAATTCAAGATCTTGATAAGGTTGTAGAAACCGCCGACGGCCCCGACGATCAGGCCCGTCATGGTCAGCCAAGGGCCAGTGCCCCAGCGCTTGTCGGCATAGCCTCCGAGGAGCAATCCGCCCACCACCGAGGCCGCCAGCTGGAAGCCGACCCCGCCGTAGATGCCAAAGGCGATCAGGAAAGGGTCGCTCTGCTTGGGGCGCGGTCTT comes from Deltaproteobacteria bacterium PRO3 and encodes:
- a CDS encoding response regulator, encoding RDRPGRRGRPPARRRRDPPGPGHPRQPSPGPGPDRPGAPQPDPGPARHPGLRHGARLSCLGKPS
- a CDS encoding AbrB/MazE/SpoVT family DNA-binding domain-containing protein — encoded protein: MLLQCYFDLIMALVKKLSKIGNSYGVILPSDILEVAGLSKDSEVEISVKARQIIIKPTRLKDHKVLKTFMKVVEDYQETFQKLAK
- a CDS encoding type II toxin-antitoxin system death-on-curing family toxin, whose amino-acid sequence is MVEYLELEHILAMQRVLIEKFGGMHGIRDQGLLESAIAQPRQSAFGEDLFKDPFDKAAAYAFYLSENQPFIDGNKRIATAAALTFLRLNGYQTLFGDAELYATIMKMANKQLTRESLADWFRRSCRKKASKQKSKRKK
- a CDS encoding CRTAC1 family protein; amino-acid sequence: MDSMDDGADPRLLPWGRSTKRKGEVMNTFFQKNHRKLIASACGVGAALALAAAPKAGATGGISFIDRAAELGIEYSRVPSPADAVAQALYEKADPVQNPGGTYTFLEDVLHNSPIMTRLPGVAVLDYDNDGDEDIFVTNGPGAAKSLFKNFLREEGQLRFEDVAAAAGVAAPEMASSGVAYADTDNDGDLDLLLVGENQPNRFFKNRGDGTFEDATALSGLGLDSGPHMSASFGDVDGDGLVDLAIANGMTRESLEPCFFFRPEHGAHNQLFLNRGNNQFVEATLSSGIYRNRGFKSWDPMAGALVDRPDLEGTHTISWAVAMVDYDFDGDLDVVFADDQCGLPPAKYGAIYEPPGDQYDGEEFVDRGFLHVFENDGAGNFNDVSPEIGLAGTGAPFGAGAWMGLAFADFDYNGVLDIFGTNFGDYAFPFWGPYEIPDQSTRPFFGVRAPDGTVAFEDPSVGDRLKATVFGWGTAAFDYDNDGRTDVVYQGGLDVNVQIIRDNPGALLRNVGPPAGGDPYDIFEYDLSAFEPGLHTRRNDIGLAIGDLDDDGFFDLVTVASAVMPDDALFIPFPVAVPSTNYGSVMDATAFFVPRMFPNDPNFDPTDPRHIPPAQFLYNGLVVENGTLAVEMSDGNGNHWVKVRARGSKSLTPRGAVNRDGIGAVFAFTPYGGKTSISPVLGGSSFVSQHSLTLGFGLGSASHGTLEVLWPGGVRNRLYHVGRSERVLFPEIPCSIDGAEGWGAYLHCLHVSLNDLKGASVLSAAEKARFFLSAVLAYAQEH
- a CDS encoding helix-turn-helix transcriptional regulator — its product is MSSPAEGILASHLGGRRALPEPLIAGARRLGSLAAENAPPTANPMPFSVAIDRAEGPPIEAELFLARRPSGEYFVAADLGGERLPPDLADLARCRGLTRAETEVLSDLARGLSNAEIARRRFVSIPTIETHVTRILHKLGARSRLHAAVLALNSGRGLERPSGTQEKSGPV
- a CDS encoding ATP synthase F0 subunit C; the protein is MKKLIAGISGFLATAFVSVAAFAQEHAAAAPAGGGTSTNAIYAISAALAIAVAASFGAISQSKAAAAALEGIGRNPGAAGKVQTPMIIALALIESLVIYALVIAFLIQGKIA
- the atpB gene encoding F0F1 ATP synthase subunit A, producing the protein MHHFSWIGYYLHVGHHHIHIAHAALAALILTFLGVIVYFKLRNTEAALVPGSKISVPNIFEVAAESLIGLMEGIMGHDAKKYFPMIGTLFIFIFLNNMMGLIPGLLPPTDNINTTLACGLVVFFYFNYIGIKENGLINYLKHFAGPVIFLAPLMLVIELIGIAVRPVSLGLRLFGNITGDHMVFGIFSDLVPLGVPVIFLALGLFVSFIQAFVFSLLSTIYVALALPHGEEHHH
- a CDS encoding ATP synthase subunit I is translated as MKEDLNPGAPAEAVEANPEAARHLERNNLLLVVLGTAAFGFTEDFRQVLSFLAGGILTVVNLRLFRLIVAGMVGGKTTKKGRLVAQVFLKFFGVMGALAFLMLWVKPAPVPFLLGLSTVVVAITLEGIFGIFRQER
- a CDS encoding AtpZ/AtpI family protein, with the translated sequence MKIIQLTNFAFRLDRSDPLCYQRAALKRPRPKQSDPFLIAFGIYGGVGFQLAASVVGGLLLGGYADKRWGTGPWLTMTGLIVGAVGGFYNLIKILNWNQNRRERRRTDG